GCACGCGGAAGGTGCGGTATTCGCTGGCCCAGCCGTTTCCGCTGAGCTGCGTCGCGCCCAGGGTGCGCGTGATGAGGTTCCGCAGGTGCTCGTCCGGCGGCCCGCTGATCACGGTGGCCACGGCGTTCATGTCGAGCTGGGCCTCGAAGGGATACACGGCGGGCATCAGGCCCAGGGCCTTGCGTCGTTTGGCGTCTCCCATTCCTACTCCCGGCTCGCCAGGAGCAGGCCGCCGAAGCCCAGCATCAGGCTGCCGGCCACCCGGTCGACCCCCCTGCGGGCTCGCAGGTAAGCGCGCTGCATGCGGGCGGTGGACATGCCGGTGGCGACCAGAACGAACCACGTCACGCTCAGGCCGACGATGATCGCGAAGGCCGCGACCTTCATGGACGCGTCCGCGTGCGCGCCGAGCACGCCGGAGAACACGCTCCCGAAGAACACCGCCGCCTTCGGGTTGGCGATGTTCGTCAGGAAGCCTGCGCGCAGGGCCTGCAGGTCGCCGACAGGAGCGCTCGGC
The Deinococcus sp. KSM4-11 DNA segment above includes these coding regions:
- a CDS encoding LysE family transporter — its product is MDLKVLLAVAALHVVVLVVPGPDVLLVSQTALARTRRAALLAGLGVVLGISVWAALALLGIGLLFEAFPWVHGVIKVGGGLYLLWMGFGLWRSSLDHGDSAHVTPSAPVGDLQALRAGFLTNIANPKAAVFFGSVFSGVLGAHADASMKVAAFAIIVGLSVTWFVLVATGMSTARMQRAYLRARRGVDRVAGSLMLGFGGLLLASRE